Proteins encoded by one window of Sorex araneus isolate mSorAra2 chromosome 3, mSorAra2.pri, whole genome shotgun sequence:
- the NUDT14 gene encoding uridine diphosphate glucose pyrophosphatase NUDT14 produces MRVLGLGTKQMEGPDLGRSRRGLCCSSARGSSAGTLGSSGRQRPLLIKRGRRHGGLLEVRDAGGEKPQANLSVPRGTLFHVTTGARSGQQRRERPARREEGAEPHRPPRTGHARNRRARGCRPARTLPAMERIEGAAVGPCTASPYLRPLTLHYRQNGVQKSWDFMKTHDSVAMLLFNTTQRSLVLVRQFRPAVYAGEVERHFPGSLVPGDQNKPRTLPTALPGTAGVTYELCAGLVDQPGLSLEEVACKEAWEECGYRLAPSDLRCVATYKAGVGLTCSNQAMFYAEVTDAQRTGLGGGLAEEGELIEVFHLPLDSAQAFADDPSVPKTLGVIFGISWFLSRVAPGLRPQRE; encoded by the exons atGAGGGTCCTTGGGCTCGGAACAAAGCAGATGGAGGGTCCAGACTTGGGCCGGAGCAGACGGGGTCTGTGCTGCAGCTCGGCCAGGGGGTCTTCTGCTGGCACGCTGGGCAGCTCCGGGAGACAGCGGCCACTCCTCATCAAGAGGGGGCGTCGCCATGGTGGGCTTCTTGAGGTGCGCGACGCAGGAGGTGAGAAACCGCAGGCTAATCTGTCCGTCCCCCGGGGAACTCTCTTCCACGTGACCACGGGTGCGCGTTCGGGCCAGCAGCGCCGGgagcgccccgcccgccgcgagGAAGGGGCGGAGCCGCACCGCCCCCCGCGCACTGGGCATGCCCGGAACCGCCGTGCCCGCGGCTGCCGGCCAGCACGGACTCTGCCCGCCATGGAGCGCATTGAGGGGGCGGCCGTGGGCCCCTGCACTGCCTCGCCTTACCTGCGGCCTCTCACGCTGCACTACCGCCAG AATGGTGTCCAGAAGTCCTGGGATTTCATGAAGACTCATGACAG TGTGGCCATGCTCCTGTTCAACACCACGCAGCGGAGCCTGGTGCTGGTCAGGCAGTTCCGGCCAG CTGTGTACGCGGGTGAGGTGGAGCGACACTTCCCAGGCTCCTTGGTGCCTGGGGACCAGAACAAGCCCCGGACGCTGCCAACAGCGCTGCCCGGCACGGCAGGCGTCACCTACGAGCTGTGTGCGGGCCTCGTGGACCAGCCAGGGCTGTCCCTGGAAGAGGTGGCCTGCAAGGAGGCCTGGGAGGAGTGTGGCTATCGGCTGGCCCCCTCAGACCTGCGCTGTGTCGCCACCTACAA GGCGGGCGTCGGGCTGACCTGCTCCAACCAAGCCATGTTCTATGCTGAAGTGACGGATGCTCAGAGGACCGGCCTGGGCGGGGGCCTGGCGGAGGAGGGGGAGCTGATCGAGGTGTTCCACCTGCCTCTTGACAGCGCCCAGGCCTTCGCGGATGACCCTTCTGTCCCCAAGACCCTTGGTGTCATCTTCGGGATCTCTTGGTTCCTCAGCCGTGTGGCCCCGGGCTTGCGTCCCCAGAGAGAGTAG
- the BRF1 gene encoding transcription factor IIIB 90 kDa subunit, translating into MTGRVCRGCGGTDIELDSARGDAVCTACGSVLEDNIIVSEVQFVENSGGGSSAVGQFVSLDGAGKTPTLGGGFHVNLGKESRAQTLQNGRRQIHHLGNQLQLNQHCLDTAFNFFKMAVSKHLTRGRKLAHVIAACLYLVCRTEGTPHMLLDLSDLLQVNVYVLGKTFLLLARELCINAPAIDPCLYIPRFAHLLEFGEKNHEVSMTALRLLQRMKRDWMHTGRRPSGLCGAALLVAARMHDFRRTVKEVIGVVKVCESTLRKRLTEFEDTPTSQLTVDEFMKVDLEEECDPPSYTAGQRRLRMKQLEQVLSKKLEEVEGEISSYQDAIELELESSRPRAKGALGGLSRDGCLEDAACSLFGEEDAEDEELEVAASHLNQDFCRELCGLPSTSDGAGGPDGDGRVPALESLLGPLPTAASLGISDSIRECISSQSRTPKDASVDGELDLSGIDDLEIDRYILNEAEARVKAELWMRENAEYLREQREKEARIAREKELGIYKEHKPKKSCKRREPIQASTAGEAIEKMLEQKRISSKINYSVLRGLDTKGAPAAGDVASEQRPSARRPPRKPPASRSRARPEAAVPGVGKRLRPLVSTQPTKKALGEALRPPGSPAFGAEPPLPTVAVVVESGPVSYHPAEDADEEEPEEEDGEHCVSALQMLGGNDYGCDGDEDDGF; encoded by the exons TCATCGTGTCCGAGGTGCAGTTCGTGGAGAACAGCGGCGGCGGCTCCTCGGCCGTGGGGCAGTTCGTGTCGCTGGACG GTGCCGGCAAGACCCCGACCCTGGGCGGCGGCTTCCACGTGAACTTGGGCAAGGAGTCGAGAGCGCAGACGCTGCAGAACG GGCGGCGGCAGATCCATCACCTGGGAAACCAGCTGCAGCTGAACCAGCACTGCCTGGACACCGCCTTCAACTTCTTTAAGATGGCCGTGAGCAAGCACCTGACGCGCGGGCGCAAGCTGGCACACGTCATTGCCGCCTGTCTCTACCTGGTCTGCCGGACCGAGGGTACACCCC ACATGCTTCTGGACCTCAGTGACCTGCTCCAG GTGAACGTGTACGTCCTGGGGAAAACCTTCCTGCTGCTGGCCCGAGAGCTGTGCATCAACGCGCCGGCCATCG ACCCTTGCCTGTACATTCCGCGCTTCGCCCACCTGCTGGAATTCGGTGAGAAGAACCACGAGGTGTCCATGACGGCGCTGCGGCTCCTGCAGCGGATGAAGCGGGACTGGATGCACACGGGCCGGCGGCCCTCAGGGCTCTGCGGGGCAG CGCTGCTGGTGGCTGCCAGGATGCATGACTTCCGGAGGACCGTGAAGGAGGTGATCGGCGTGGTCAAGGTGTGCGAGTCGACGCTGCGCAAGAG GCTCACGGAGTTCGAGGACACCCCCACCAGCCAGCTGACCGTAGACGAGTTCATGAAGGTGGACCTGGAGGaggagtgtgaccccccctcGTACACGGCGGGGCAGCGCCGCCTGCGCATGAAGCAG CTGGAGCAGGTCCTGTCCAAGAAGCTGGAGGAGGTGGAAG GTGAGATCTCCAGCTACCAGGACGCCATCGAGCTCGAGCTGGAGAGCAGCCGGCCCCGGGCCAAGGGTGCCCTCGGTGGCCTGAGCAGAGACG GCTGCCTCGAGGACGCTGCCTGCAGCTTGTTTGGCGAGGAGGACGCTGAGGATGAAGAGCTGGAGGTGGCTGCCAGCCACCTGAACCAGGACTTCTGCCGGGAGCTCTGCGGCCTTCCCAGCACCTCCGACGGGGCCGGGGGCCCGGACGGGGATGGCAGGGTCCCTGCCCTCGAGTCCCTGCTGGGGCCCCTGCCCACGGCGGCCAGCCTGGGCATCTCGGACTCCATCCGGGAGTGCATCTCCTCCCAGAGCCGCACCCCAA AGGACGCGTCTGTGGATGGCGAGCTGGACCTCAGTGGCATCGACGACCTGGAGATTGACAGG TACATCCTCAATGAGGCCGAGGCCCGAGTGAAGGCCGAGCTGTGGATGCGGGAGAACGCTGAGTACCTGCGCGAGCAGAGGG AGAAGGAGGCCAGGATCGCCAGGGAGAAGGAACTGGGCATCTACAAGGAACACAAG CCCAAGAAGTCGTGCAAGCGCCGTGAGCCCATTCAGGCCAGCACGGCCGGCGAGGCCATCGAGAAGATGCTGGAGCAGAAGCGGATCTCCAGCAAGATCAACTACAGCGTGTTGCGCGGCCTGGACACCAAAGGGGCACCAGCGGCGGGGGACGTGGCGTCTGAGCAGCGGCCCAGCGCCAGGAGGCCACCCCGCAAGCCACCGGCCAGCAGGAGCCGGGCACGGCCTGAAGCTGCCGTGCCAGGCGTAGGGAAGAG GCTGCGGCCCCTGGTGTCCACTCAGCCGACCAAGAAGGCACTGGGAGAG GCCCTGCGCCCCCCGGGCTCCCCGGCCTTCGGAGCCGAGCCGCCCCTGCCCACGGTGGCcgtggtggtggagagtgggcctGTGTCCTACCACCCTGCTGAGGATGCGGACGAGGAGGAGCccgaggaggaggatggggagcaCTGTGTGAGCGCCCTGCAGATGCTGGGCGGCAATG ATTACGGCTGTGACGGCGACGAGGACGACGGCTTCTGA
- the BTBD6 gene encoding BTB/POZ domain-containing protein 6 → MLLPLACLHGRVAQCLAALLVLAPPLPRPRRAARAHGARVHGAPPCPRAAAALPAKMAAELYPAPGAAAATDIANSNAGAAGAAAAGRKGPPSAPLPAPPPPPAPPAPDNNNPESPNWQSFHPTLRERNALMFNNELMADVHFVVGPPGTARRVPAHKYVLAVGSSVFYAMFYGDLAEIKSEIHIPDVEPAAFLILLKYLYSDEIDLEADTVLATLYAAKKYIVPALAKACVSFLETSLEARNACVLLSQSRLFEEPELTQRCWEVIDAQAEMALRSEGFCEIDWQTLEVIVAREALNTNEAVVFEAVLSWAEAECKRQGLPATPQNKRHVLGPALYRVRIPTMTLEEFANGAAQSDILTLEETHNIFLWYTAANKPPLDFPLAKRRGLAPQRCHRFQSSAYRSNQWRYRGRCDSIQFAVDRRVFIAGLGLYGSSSGRAEYSVRIELKRLGVVLAQNLTTFVSDGSSHTFPVWFEHPVQVEQDAFYTASAVLDGSELSYFGQEGMTEVQCGKVTFQFQCSSDSTNGTGVQGGQIPELIFYA, encoded by the exons ATGCTGCTGCCCCTGGCCTGCCTGCACGGGCGGGTGGCGCAGTGCCTGGCCGCGCTCCTGGTGCTGGCGCCGCCGCTGCCGCGGCCCCGGCGCGCCGCCAGGGCGCACGGGGCCAGGGTGCACGGAGCGCCGCCCTGCCCGCGCGCGGCGGCCGCCCTGCCCGCGAAGATGGCCGCGGAGCTGTACCCCGcgccgggcgccgccgccgccacggACATCGCCAACAGCAACGCGGGCGCAGcgggcgccgccgccgcgggcAGGAAAGGCCCGCCCAgcgccccgctccccgccccgccgccgccccccgcgccgcccgcgcccgacAACAACAACCCCGAGAGCCCCAACTGGCAGTCGTTCCACCCCACCCTGCGCGAGAG GAACGCTCTGATGTTCAACAATGAGCTCATGGCTGACGTCCACTTCGTCGTGGGACCCCCGGGCACAGCCCGCAGAGTGCCTGCTCACAAG TACGTGTTGGCTGTCGGGAGCTCCGTCTTCTACGCCATGTTCTACGGGGACCTGGCTGAGATCAAGTCGGAGATCCACATCCCCGACGTGGAGCCGGCAGCGTTTCTCATCTTGTTGAA GTACCTGTACAGCGATGAGATCGACCTAGAGGCGGACACAGTGCTGGCCACGCTCTATGCTGCCAAGAAGTACATCGTCCCCGCGCTGGCCAAGGCCTGCGTCAGCTTCCTGGAGACCAGCCTGGAGGCCAGGAACGCGTGCGTGCTGCTGTCCCAGAGCCGGCTCTTCGAGGAGCCCGAGCTGACCCAGCGCTGCTGGGAGGTGATCGACGCGCAGGCCGAGATGGCACTGCGGTCCGAGGGCTTCTGCGAGATCGACTGGCAGACGCTGGAGGTCATCGTGGCGCGGGAGGCGCTGAACACCAATGAGGCGGTGGTGTTCGAGGCGGTGCTGAGCTGGGCGGAGGCTGAGTGCAAGAGGCAGGGCCTGCCCGCCACCCCGCAGAACAAGCGGCACGTGCTGGGGCCGGCCCTGTACCGCGTGCGCATCCCCACCATGACGCTGGAGGAGTTCGCCAATGGCGCTGCGCAGTCGGACATCCTCACGCTGGAGGAGACCCACAACATCTTCCTGTGGTACACCGCGGCCAACAAGCCCCCGCTGGACTTCCCGCTGGCCAAGCGCCGCGGCCTCGCACCACAGCGGTGCCACCGCTTCCAGTCCTCCGCCTACCGCAGCAACCAGTGGCGCTACCGTGGCCGATGCGACAGCATCCAGTTCGCCGTGGACCGGCGGGTGTTCATCGCGGGCCTGGGCCTGTACGGGTCCAGCTCGGGCAGGGCCGAGTACAGCGTGAGGATTGAACTCAAGCGGCTGGGGGTGGTCCTGGCGCAGAACCTGACCACATTTGTGTCCGATGGCTCCAGCCACACCTTCCCTGTGTGGTTCGAGCACCCAGTGCAGGTGGAGCAGGACGCCTTCTACACGGCCAGTGCCGTCCTGGACGGCAGCGAGCTCAGCTACTTTGGGCAGGAGGGCATGACCGAGGTGCAGTGCGGGAAGGTGACCTTCCAGTTCCAGTGCTCCTCGGACAGCACCAACGGCACTGGCGTCCAGGGTGGCCAGATCCCCGAGCTCATCTTCTATGCCTGA